A genomic stretch from Sphingobacterium sp. ML3W includes:
- the dprA gene encoding DNA-processing protein DprA gives MKLIYPIALTKIKGIGPRTARSIIAHSDSLADFFSYSKKDLMQIPGVRESIADAIRNKTYLEACEKELAFIDKHRIKALWIEDKDYPDRLKQCDDAPLMLYYKGHAALNTTKVISIVGTRHATYYGQQLCEDFIQGLNENQDLLIVSGLAYGIDALAHRNALKNNIPTVAVLGHGLDRIYPASHRELASKMLEHGGLLTEFTSETIPERVNFPMRNRIIAGMADVTIVVEAAIKGGALITAEIANSYNRDVCAFPGSIYEKSSEGTNYLIKTNRAHMIRHVQDLEHLMNWEISKKNETNQQLALPFKLDKDQERLFNLIHATGQLELNQMIEQLQWPQSKLALVLLELEMQSLIHSLPGKVYKSLGQPLVATK, from the coding sequence ATGAAACTAATCTATCCCATAGCTTTGACTAAGATCAAGGGCATTGGCCCTAGAACAGCCCGTAGTATCATAGCCCATAGTGATAGCTTAGCGGATTTCTTTTCCTATTCAAAAAAAGATCTGATGCAAATCCCTGGAGTAAGGGAATCAATTGCAGATGCCATACGCAACAAAACATACCTGGAAGCCTGTGAAAAAGAACTCGCTTTTATTGATAAACATCGTATCAAAGCCTTATGGATCGAAGATAAGGACTACCCTGATCGACTCAAGCAATGTGATGATGCTCCCCTCATGTTATATTACAAGGGACATGCTGCACTCAACACAACAAAAGTGATCAGTATCGTTGGGACGAGACATGCAACATATTATGGGCAGCAGCTATGCGAAGACTTTATTCAAGGCTTAAATGAAAATCAAGATCTTCTGATCGTCAGTGGTCTAGCATATGGTATTGATGCATTGGCACATCGCAACGCCCTAAAGAACAATATACCAACAGTTGCAGTGCTGGGACATGGATTGGATCGGATATACCCTGCCTCGCACCGGGAGCTTGCGTCAAAGATGCTCGAACACGGAGGCTTATTGACCGAATTTACATCTGAAACCATACCTGAGCGGGTCAATTTCCCGATGCGTAATCGCATTATCGCAGGAATGGCAGATGTCACGATCGTCGTAGAAGCAGCAATCAAAGGCGGAGCTTTGATTACCGCCGAGATAGCAAATAGCTATAATAGAGATGTATGTGCCTTTCCGGGATCCATTTACGAAAAGAGTAGTGAAGGAACCAACTATCTAATCAAAACAAATCGGGCACATATGATCAGACATGTTCAGGATCTCGAACATCTGATGAATTGGGAAATCAGTAAAAAAAATGAGACAAACCAACAATTAGCGCTTCCCTTTAAATTGGATAAGGATCAAGAGCGCCTTTTTAACCTCATTCATGCAACAGGACAACTGGAGCTTAATCAGATGATCGAACAGCTTCAATGGCCACAGAGTAAATTGGCGCTGGTCTTATTGGAATTGGAAATGCAATCACTGATCCATTCACTACCGGGAAAAGTCTATAAATCGCTTGGACAACCACTTGTAGCAACCAAATAA
- a CDS encoding MFS transporter, giving the protein MNDNSTKSIWKVIGASSMGTLIEWYDFFIFGSLSIVISTKFFPSDNPTAAFLSTLATFAAGFVVRPFGALFFGRLGDIIGRKYTFMVTLMLMGGATFLIGCIPSYASIGFWAPLIVLILRLLQGLALGGEYGGAATYVAEHAPVGQRGYWTSWIQTTATFGLFISLVVILLTKSFLSETQFDSWGWRVPFLLSLVMVYVSYLIRKKMKESPEFSKAKAEGKTSTNPLKESFGNRYNLKFVLLALFGAAMGQGVVWYTGQFYSMSFMKTVMHLQSDQADTILGIALLLGTPFFVVFGWLSDKVGRKWIMLGGMLLAVLTYRPIYESMYQLSNVQQKTKLNETTTPSTKQNSAIVTITKSQYDDGTEMTSSKIQHQTGELKGKETIKTTTHLAGKNYILLVALIFIQVIYITMVYGPIAAFLVELFPVKIRYTSMSLPYHVGNGIFGGLLPAVSTYLTTNAEASNTPQFYLAGLGYPIIIAAVCFIIGSLYINNKSTPPNHE; this is encoded by the coding sequence ATGAACGACAACAGTACAAAGAGCATCTGGAAAGTCATCGGAGCCTCTTCCATGGGGACACTTATTGAATGGTATGATTTTTTTATTTTCGGAAGTCTCTCCATCGTAATATCAACGAAGTTTTTCCCCTCCGACAATCCGACAGCAGCCTTTCTATCTACATTAGCCACTTTTGCCGCTGGATTTGTCGTACGCCCTTTCGGCGCCTTGTTTTTTGGTCGATTAGGCGATATCATAGGACGCAAATACACCTTTATGGTGACACTGATGCTCATGGGTGGTGCAACATTTTTGATCGGCTGTATCCCAAGCTATGCAAGCATCGGTTTTTGGGCGCCATTAATTGTACTGATCCTACGTCTCTTACAAGGGCTCGCTTTGGGGGGTGAATATGGAGGCGCAGCCACTTATGTTGCAGAACATGCGCCAGTGGGGCAACGCGGTTATTGGACTTCCTGGATACAGACGACAGCTACATTTGGTCTATTTATATCCCTCGTGGTGATTCTTTTAACCAAAAGTTTTCTGAGTGAAACACAGTTTGACAGTTGGGGCTGGCGCGTCCCTTTTCTGCTCTCCTTAGTTATGGTTTATGTATCATATCTCATCCGTAAAAAGATGAAGGAATCACCCGAGTTTAGTAAAGCTAAAGCTGAAGGGAAAACAAGTACAAATCCATTAAAAGAAAGTTTCGGGAATCGCTATAACCTCAAGTTTGTGTTACTAGCCCTATTTGGTGCAGCGATGGGGCAAGGTGTCGTTTGGTACACCGGTCAATTCTATTCCATGAGTTTCATGAAAACAGTCATGCATCTCCAATCTGATCAGGCTGATACCATTTTAGGTATCGCATTGCTGCTAGGCACCCCCTTCTTTGTCGTCTTTGGATGGCTTAGTGATAAAGTTGGCCGTAAATGGATTATGTTGGGCGGCATGCTCCTGGCTGTGCTGACCTACCGTCCAATCTATGAATCCATGTACCAGTTATCGAATGTTCAACAGAAAACAAAATTAAATGAAACAACAACACCAAGTACCAAGCAAAATTCAGCCATTGTTACCATCACCAAAAGTCAATATGACGATGGAACAGAAATGACCAGTTCAAAAATACAACATCAGACAGGTGAGCTTAAAGGAAAAGAAACGATTAAAACAACCACCCATTTGGCCGGTAAAAATTATATCCTACTCGTTGCCCTTATATTTATTCAGGTGATCTATATTACGATGGTATATGGACCCATTGCGGCATTTTTGGTCGAACTATTTCCCGTAAAAATCAGATATACGTCCATGTCTTTGCCCTACCACGTCGGTAATGGTATATTCGGAGGGCTCCTACCTGCAGTTTCCACTTACCTCACCACAAATGCTGAAGCTTCCAATACCCCACAATTTTATTTAGCGGGATTAGGATATCCCATCATTATAGCCGCTGTCTGCTTTATCATTGGTAGCCTATATATCAACAACAAATCAACACCTCCAAACCATGAATAA
- a CDS encoding DUF6814 family protein produces the protein MNNLKKLLGIVWIILAIYAAYFSIFELALPKISTGHQEDLVFGIIILCILTPIISLGLGLFGYYSLLGEYDREKM, from the coding sequence ATGAATAATCTAAAAAAGCTTCTTGGTATCGTATGGATCATTTTGGCCATATACGCCGCATACTTTTCCATTTTTGAATTGGCATTACCTAAGATTTCAACAGGGCACCAAGAGGACCTGGTCTTTGGTATCATTATACTCTGTATCTTAACACCAATCATTTCTCTCGGTTTGGGGCTGTTTGGGTACTATTCTTTGTTGGGCGAGTACGACAGAGAGAAGATGTAA
- the accD gene encoding acetyl-CoA carboxylase, carboxyltransferase subunit beta, whose protein sequence is MSWFKREKAGISTATANKKEAPDGMWNKCPTCKKPLLHLEQVENDYVCQYCDHHLRIGSKEYFSILFDNNEFTELFPNLNSGDPLEFFDSKPYPERLKESQAKTGLKDAIRSGHGKMNGKDIVIACMDFSFIGGSMGSVVGEKIARSIDYCIEHKIPFMLISKSGGARMMEAAFSLMQMAKTSAKLALLAQAGLPYVCLLTDPTTGGVTASYAMLGDVNIAEPGALIGFAGPRVIKETIKKDLPKGFQTSEFVLEHGFLDFIVDRRQLKNKVATYLKLVG, encoded by the coding sequence ATGAGTTGGTTTAAAAGAGAAAAAGCTGGTATTAGCACAGCTACCGCTAATAAAAAAGAAGCACCAGATGGCATGTGGAACAAGTGTCCCACTTGTAAAAAGCCGTTGTTGCATCTTGAACAAGTAGAAAACGACTATGTTTGTCAATATTGTGACCATCATTTAAGAATTGGCTCCAAAGAATATTTTTCAATTTTATTTGACAATAACGAATTTACTGAATTATTCCCTAATCTAAATTCTGGTGATCCACTGGAATTCTTCGATTCAAAACCATACCCTGAACGCTTAAAAGAAAGTCAGGCAAAAACAGGTCTGAAAGATGCAATACGCTCAGGTCACGGAAAAATGAATGGCAAAGACATCGTGATCGCTTGTATGGACTTTAGCTTCATTGGTGGATCAATGGGATCTGTTGTAGGAGAAAAAATTGCACGTTCGATTGATTACTGTATTGAACATAAAATTCCATTTATGCTGATCTCAAAATCAGGTGGTGCGCGTATGATGGAAGCGGCATTCTCTTTGATGCAAATGGCAAAAACTTCAGCTAAATTAGCTTTATTGGCGCAAGCGGGACTTCCTTATGTTTGTCTATTGACGGATCCAACAACAGGCGGTGTTACTGCATCCTATGCGATGCTAGGCGATGTAAACATTGCTGAACCGGGCGCGTTGATCGGATTTGCTGGCCCTCGTGTTATTAAAGAAACAATCAAAAAAGATCTTCCAAAAGGATTCCAAACATCCGAGTTTGTCCTTGAACATGGATTTTTGGACTTCATAGTTGACCGTAGACAATTAAAAAACAAAGTAGCTACTTATCTCAAATTGGTCGGATAA
- a CDS encoding MerR family transcriptional regulator — protein MPYKEREINKLYYTMGEVTEMFDVNASQIRFYEREFDILQPKKNKKGNRLFTQEDIANLKIIFNLVKEKGYTLQGARDYLRDNKSEAKENQRVVDSLERLKSFLLEVRDSL, from the coding sequence ATGCCGTACAAAGAGCGTGAAATAAATAAATTGTATTATACAATGGGAGAAGTGACAGAGATGTTTGATGTAAATGCATCCCAGATACGTTTTTATGAGCGTGAATTTGATATTCTTCAACCCAAGAAAAATAAAAAGGGCAACCGTCTCTTTACGCAAGAAGATATCGCAAACCTCAAAATCATCTTCAATCTTGTCAAAGAAAAAGGATATACGCTACAAGGCGCAAGAGACTATCTCCGTGACAATAAATCCGAAGCAAAAGAAAATCAACGCGTAGTGGACTCTTTAGAACGGTTAAAAAGCTTTCTCTTGGAAGTACGTGATTCCTTATAA
- a CDS encoding DUF488 family protein → MKIVIKRIYDLPSPDDGYRMLIDRLWPRGMTKEKASLSEWNKDLSPSSELRVWFHQNPDLWDDFAKKYREELDQQDFGKKWLEAHRQQTVTTLLYAANNKLHTHATILQQYLKDLQLTM, encoded by the coding sequence ATGAAGATCGTGATAAAAAGGATTTATGATCTACCCTCACCCGATGATGGTTATCGTATGCTTATCGACAGACTTTGGCCACGTGGAATGACTAAGGAAAAAGCGAGTTTGTCAGAATGGAATAAAGACCTATCCCCCTCCTCAGAGCTCCGTGTCTGGTTTCACCAAAACCCAGATCTATGGGATGATTTCGCAAAAAAATATAGAGAAGAACTCGATCAGCAGGACTTTGGAAAAAAATGGCTGGAAGCCCATAGGCAACAAACCGTCACGACATTGCTGTATGCAGCTAACAACAAATTACACACACATGCCACAATTTTGCAGCAATATCTAAAGGACCTTCAATTGACTATGTAA
- a CDS encoding metallophosphoesterase family protein: protein MTKIGLLSDTHSYLDESVFKYFADCDEIWHAGDFGDADVADQLEAFKPLRGVYGNIDGKDLRLRFPEDLRFTCEKVEVFMTHIGGYPGKYAARIKAELMANPPKLFITGHSHILKVVFDPKISCLHLNPGAAGKHGWHKVRTLMRFEINKDKIENLEVIELNER, encoded by the coding sequence ATGACAAAAATTGGACTTCTTTCGGATACACATTCTTATTTAGATGAATCTGTATTCAAGTACTTTGCTGATTGTGATGAAATTTGGCACGCGGGAGATTTTGGCGATGCTGATGTCGCGGACCAATTGGAAGCTTTTAAGCCTTTGCGTGGGGTATACGGTAATATTGACGGAAAAGATCTTCGCTTACGTTTTCCCGAGGATTTGCGATTTACCTGTGAGAAGGTGGAGGTTTTTATGACCCATATTGGTGGTTATCCTGGCAAGTATGCAGCACGGATAAAGGCCGAGTTAATGGCAAATCCACCTAAGTTGTTTATCACAGGACACTCCCATATTCTTAAAGTTGTGTTTGACCCGAAAATCAGTTGTCTTCATCTCAATCCTGGAGCTGCAGGAAAACATGGTTGGCATAAAGTAAGAACACTCATGCGCTTTGAGATAAATAAAGATAAGATCGAAAACCTAGAAGTTATTGAACTTAATGAGAGATAG
- a CDS encoding methyltransferase, whose protein sequence is MASIFRFKQFEVDQSNCAMKINTDGVLLASLVDTKGAKRVLDVGTGTGVIALMLAQRLIDSQIEAVEIDALAAEMARRNFSNSIFQSRLVLHAKSFQQLQTGELYDLIVSNPPFYTDSLHNPDARRKLARHTDLDFFRELLYFASLHLTFGGNLVLILPTQLAETLTALAIDHGLYCTVEIQIRSFDRDPVIRKIVTFGRMQTTAIDQREFVIYKSKGIYSESYKDALAPYFLAF, encoded by the coding sequence ATGGCGTCAATATTTCGATTTAAACAATTTGAAGTTGATCAATCCAATTGTGCGATGAAGATCAATACGGATGGGGTATTGCTGGCATCATTGGTTGATACAAAGGGTGCAAAACGTGTTTTGGATGTGGGTACCGGTACTGGCGTGATTGCCCTTATGCTGGCTCAACGCTTGATAGATAGTCAGATAGAGGCTGTGGAAATAGATGCGTTGGCTGCAGAGATGGCGCGCAGAAACTTCAGTAATTCGATTTTTCAGAGCCGTCTTGTATTGCATGCCAAGTCATTTCAACAATTGCAAACAGGCGAACTCTATGATCTGATTGTATCGAATCCTCCTTTTTATACAGATTCGTTGCATAACCCAGATGCGCGGAGGAAATTGGCCCGGCACACTGATCTGGACTTTTTCCGTGAATTGCTATACTTTGCATCGTTGCATTTAACTTTCGGGGGTAATCTCGTTTTGATTCTCCCTACTCAACTTGCAGAAACCCTAACCGCACTAGCGATTGATCATGGGTTGTATTGTACTGTTGAAATTCAGATAAGATCATTCGATAGGGATCCTGTTATTCGAAAGATTGTGACCTTTGGGCGCATGCAGACAACGGCGATTGACCAGCGCGAATTTGTGATTTATAAATCCAAAGGCATTTACTCGGAATCTTACAAGGACGCCTTGGCACCTTATTTTTTAGCTTTCTAG
- the mutS gene encoding DNA mismatch repair protein MutS, whose product MAKEKKVTPLMQQYNAIKIKYPGALLLFRVGDFYETFGEDAIKAAQILGIVLTKRGNGSESETALAGFPHHSLETYLPKLVRAGQRVAICDQLEDPKTTKTIVKRGVTELVTPGVSYNDNIVQQKSNNYLASIFTDKDKIGIAFLDISTGEFLVAQGSTSYIDKLLQGFKPTEIILPKKQSKDFIEQFGAHYYTYFLDEWPYTGDYATEALLKHFEVASLKGFGVDRMPAGIVAAGVALHYLNETEHRNLQHISTLSRIEEDRFMWLDRFTIRNLELIGSMNENAVTLSDVLDHTASPMGARLLKRWIVMPLKDKKGIQERLDVVDFFFNNRELRDDLIGQIKQVGDLERLISKIGLQKANPREIVQLKRALYAIEKLKELTDRKDAQSLALISDQLDACVAIRERIEQQLQAEPPVAINKGSVIAAGVDAELDRLRKISFGGKDYLLEIQKRESELTGIPSLKIAFNNVFGYYLEVTNTHKDKVPTTWIRKQTLVNAERYITEELKEYEEQILGAEEKIQALENRLYAELMAAIAAYIKPVQLNAQLIAKLDVLLNFAIVAEKNYYVKPVVSDSKILDIKGGRHPVIEKNLPIGEDYITNDTYLDPKAQQIIIITGPNMAGKSALLRQTGLIVLMAQIGCFVPAKEAKIGLVDKIFTRVGASDNLSSGESTFMVEMNETASIMNNLSDRSLILLDEIGRGTSTYDGISIAWAIAEYLHNHPAAKAKTLFATHYHELNELSTSLDRIKNYNVTVKEVNNKVIFLRKLVPGGSEHSFGIHVAKLAGMPPKLLNRANQILKRLEQERTGGEQIKDSMRKIQKQAYQLQMFSIDDPVLNKIRDMLNNLDVNSLTPVEALMKLDEIQRLLKN is encoded by the coding sequence TTGGCAAAAGAAAAGAAAGTAACACCGTTAATGCAGCAGTATAATGCGATCAAGATCAAGTATCCTGGGGCGTTATTGTTGTTCCGTGTTGGCGATTTTTACGAGACATTTGGTGAGGATGCGATCAAGGCGGCTCAGATTTTGGGTATCGTTTTGACCAAGCGGGGAAATGGTTCTGAATCAGAAACGGCTTTAGCGGGGTTTCCGCACCACTCTCTGGAGACTTATCTCCCTAAATTGGTGCGTGCAGGTCAACGGGTAGCAATCTGTGATCAGCTGGAGGATCCCAAAACAACCAAGACGATCGTTAAACGCGGTGTCACCGAATTGGTTACTCCGGGTGTCTCTTACAACGATAATATTGTTCAACAGAAATCGAATAACTATCTCGCTTCTATTTTTACGGATAAGGATAAGATCGGTATTGCTTTTTTGGATATTTCGACGGGTGAATTTCTGGTTGCTCAGGGAAGTACATCTTACATCGATAAACTACTTCAGGGTTTCAAACCGACTGAAATTATTTTGCCAAAGAAACAGAGTAAGGATTTTATCGAACAATTCGGGGCACATTATTACACTTATTTTTTGGATGAGTGGCCTTATACCGGAGATTATGCTACCGAAGCGTTGCTAAAGCACTTTGAAGTGGCTTCGCTGAAAGGCTTTGGTGTGGACCGGATGCCGGCTGGCATCGTTGCTGCTGGCGTTGCACTGCATTACCTCAATGAGACGGAACACCGTAACCTACAACATATCTCTACGCTTTCACGGATCGAAGAGGACCGGTTTATGTGGCTCGATCGATTTACGATCCGTAATCTGGAACTGATTGGTTCCATGAATGAAAATGCTGTTACCCTATCGGATGTCCTCGATCATACAGCCAGTCCAATGGGCGCACGGCTACTCAAGCGCTGGATTGTAATGCCATTGAAAGATAAAAAGGGTATCCAGGAACGTTTGGATGTCGTGGATTTCTTTTTTAACAACCGTGAACTGCGGGACGACCTGATCGGCCAGATCAAGCAAGTCGGTGACCTGGAACGGTTGATATCAAAAATCGGACTCCAAAAAGCTAATCCCAGAGAGATCGTCCAATTGAAACGCGCATTATATGCTATTGAAAAGCTCAAGGAATTGACCGACCGTAAGGATGCGCAGTCTTTGGCCCTGATTTCCGATCAATTGGATGCCTGCGTGGCGATTCGTGAACGGATTGAACAACAATTGCAGGCAGAACCTCCTGTGGCAATCAATAAGGGTAGTGTAATCGCTGCGGGAGTGGATGCGGAACTGGATCGCCTTCGCAAGATTTCTTTTGGCGGTAAAGATTATTTGCTGGAAATTCAAAAGAGGGAATCTGAATTGACGGGTATACCATCTTTAAAAATAGCATTTAACAATGTCTTTGGTTATTACCTTGAGGTAACCAATACGCATAAAGACAAGGTTCCAACAACATGGATACGTAAGCAGACTTTGGTGAATGCCGAACGATATATCACAGAGGAACTCAAAGAATATGAAGAGCAGATTCTTGGGGCGGAGGAAAAGATCCAGGCATTGGAAAATAGATTGTATGCCGAGCTAATGGCTGCCATTGCAGCATATATTAAGCCGGTTCAGCTAAATGCACAACTTATTGCGAAGTTGGATGTTTTACTCAACTTTGCTATCGTCGCCGAGAAAAACTACTATGTTAAACCGGTAGTTAGCGATAGTAAGATTTTGGATATCAAGGGCGGACGTCATCCTGTTATCGAAAAAAATCTACCTATAGGGGAGGACTATATTACCAACGATACTTATCTTGATCCGAAAGCGCAGCAGATTATTATTATTACTGGTCCCAATATGGCCGGTAAATCGGCCCTGCTCCGTCAGACTGGCTTGATTGTATTGATGGCGCAGATCGGTTGTTTTGTGCCAGCCAAGGAAGCTAAAATAGGCTTGGTCGATAAGATATTTACTCGTGTAGGGGCTTCAGATAACCTTTCTTCAGGTGAATCTACATTTATGGTGGAGATGAACGAAACGGCCAGTATCATGAATAATTTGTCTGATCGGAGTTTGATCCTTTTGGACGAAATTGGACGTGGAACAAGTACCTATGATGGAATTTCAATCGCTTGGGCGATAGCAGAATATTTGCATAATCATCCTGCGGCTAAAGCGAAGACTCTCTTTGCGACACACTATCATGAATTGAACGAGCTGTCAACTTCGCTTGACCGTATCAAAAATTATAATGTAACTGTAAAGGAGGTCAATAATAAAGTGATCTTTTTGCGTAAACTGGTACCAGGGGGATCGGAGCATAGTTTTGGTATCCATGTTGCCAAGCTGGCGGGGATGCCGCCAAAGTTATTGAACCGTGCCAATCAGATTTTAAAACGATTGGAACAGGAACGTACTGGTGGGGAGCAGATCAAAGATAGTATGCGTAAGATTCAGAAACAGGCTTACCAATTGCAGATGTTCTCTATTGATGATCCTGTTTTAAATAAAATTCGCGATATGTTGAATAACCTGGATGTTAACTCGCTGACTCCTGTGGAAGCATTGATGAAACTGGATGAAATCCAGCGTTTACTAAAAAATTAA
- a CDS encoding TlpA disulfide reductase family protein yields MKVYIIALLLPLWLPCMLYAQKNLEPLSLTDNSYDQLSKKQLAKVTGKILNASQEDLSKIQIQYSIVNLIGTHQSKATIPVNADGTFEFRQTHNLPYQQVWFKLGDYVYTCLYLQDCLELIFDLEKLKKKNVYMIGDGISFAGKDAEVNRQMNEYTLFDKKHNPDFYKPLQSLEAKDSHFQQKLDSLFTIQRNTNTAFYKAYNTTCKPLIDAATNAEYTYKLLSYYLTNKIKKEIGDGLLIPIYSISNEVSDYYRFLHYYTKYVLYPDNASRGDFVKVSEYIAKTFPDNYADIVNLRFEDGDIQTQNAIYSIILPKLKSTWAKENLGIEIRNLTTKQEKLKRMLDTAPTKSVQSSLGTLIRELPFDAALLLNNTKSGAELIQTIKAKYPNKLILLDLWATWCGPCLDQMPYSKKLHHQAKEAKLPIEFIYLCTDASSDQQKWVNKVVELEQPGTHLFVGNNLISELFSLFNRSGFPTYVVIKPNGEIDTKAISWMSGVTLEKLKEMMN; encoded by the coding sequence ATGAAAGTCTATATTATTGCCTTATTGCTTCCACTATGGCTGCCATGTATGCTTTATGCACAAAAGAATCTTGAACCACTTTCTCTAACGGATAATTCCTATGATCAATTGAGTAAAAAGCAACTGGCGAAAGTGACCGGTAAAATCCTAAATGCAAGTCAAGAAGATCTATCCAAAATCCAAATCCAGTACAGTATCGTCAATTTAATAGGAACTCATCAAAGTAAAGCAACGATACCAGTAAACGCTGATGGCACATTCGAATTTAGACAAACGCATAATCTTCCCTATCAGCAGGTCTGGTTCAAATTGGGTGACTACGTCTATACCTGTCTTTACCTCCAAGACTGTTTAGAACTTATCTTTGATTTAGAAAAGCTGAAGAAGAAAAATGTTTACATGATCGGTGATGGCATTTCCTTCGCTGGAAAAGATGCAGAAGTAAATCGACAGATGAATGAATATACCTTATTTGATAAAAAACATAATCCCGATTTTTATAAACCCCTCCAATCACTTGAAGCCAAGGACTCACACTTTCAGCAAAAATTAGACTCTCTATTTACGATTCAAAGAAATACAAATACTGCCTTTTATAAAGCGTATAATACAACCTGTAAGCCATTAATTGATGCAGCGACCAATGCAGAGTATACGTACAAGCTGTTGAGTTACTATCTGACTAATAAAATCAAAAAAGAAATCGGCGATGGTCTGTTAATCCCAATTTACTCCATTTCCAATGAAGTTAGCGATTATTACCGATTTCTACATTACTATACCAAATATGTCCTCTATCCTGACAATGCAAGTCGTGGCGATTTTGTAAAAGTATCCGAATATATTGCCAAAACTTTTCCAGACAATTATGCGGATATCGTCAACCTAAGATTCGAGGATGGAGATATTCAAACGCAAAATGCTATCTATAGTATCATCCTGCCAAAATTAAAGAGTACATGGGCCAAGGAAAACCTCGGTATTGAAATAAGGAATTTAACAACCAAGCAGGAAAAACTAAAAAGGATGCTCGACACTGCACCTACAAAATCCGTACAAAGCTCTTTAGGCACATTAATTAGAGAGCTCCCTTTCGATGCAGCATTATTATTGAATAACACGAAAAGTGGCGCCGAGCTTATTCAAACCATAAAAGCAAAATATCCAAACAAACTAATTTTATTAGATTTATGGGCGACCTGGTGTGGACCCTGTCTTGATCAGATGCCCTATAGCAAAAAACTACATCACCAAGCAAAAGAGGCAAAACTTCCTATAGAATTTATTTATCTATGTACCGACGCTTCCTCTGATCAACAAAAATGGGTCAACAAAGTAGTAGAACTGGAACAGCCAGGTACACATCTGTTTGTCGGAAATAATTTGATTAGCGAACTATTTTCCCTATTTAACCGTTCCGGATTTCCAACATATGTTGTTATAAAACCGAATGGCGAAATAGATACAAAAGCCATATCGTGGATGAGTGGTGTAACTTTGGAAAAATTAAAAGAAATGATGAATTAA
- the mtgA gene encoding monofunctional biosynthetic peptidoglycan transglycosylase gives MAIKRSGKQNTTSKQKNTFKKVSFNPLKSIKSPILRIISRVVLYFIGISLFWVISLRFINPPITWLMIQRGFELKEQGKGFKLEKNWLSYDELSDNLKLAAIAGEDAHFMTHWGFDLKGIQNAIKKNAQGKKLRGGSTISQQVAKNVFLWPGRSWLRKGFETYFTVLIETFWSKKRILEVYLNVIEMGQGVYGADAAAEYYFSKTGSNLSKKQAALIIAILPNPREWDARNPSAYVNRRANAIAKYLHHYTIPE, from the coding sequence ATGGCCATCAAGAGATCTGGTAAGCAAAATACAACCAGCAAGCAAAAAAATACCTTTAAGAAAGTTTCCTTCAATCCGTTGAAGTCTATCAAATCACCCATTCTCCGCATTATAAGTAGAGTTGTTCTTTATTTTATCGGTATTAGTCTTTTTTGGGTGATTAGCTTACGCTTCATTAATCCGCCTATTACCTGGTTAATGATTCAACGTGGTTTTGAACTTAAGGAACAGGGAAAAGGGTTTAAGTTAGAAAAAAACTGGTTGAGTTATGATGAGCTTTCGGATAATCTAAAGCTAGCAGCGATTGCAGGTGAGGATGCTCATTTCATGACACACTGGGGTTTTGACCTTAAAGGCATTCAAAATGCCATCAAGAAAAATGCACAGGGTAAAAAACTCCGTGGCGGAAGTACAATTAGTCAGCAGGTTGCCAAAAATGTCTTTCTCTGGCCGGGACGTTCCTGGTTAAGAAAAGGATTCGAGACTTACTTTACTGTCTTGATTGAAACATTTTGGAGTAAAAAACGTATTCTCGAAGTCTATCTCAATGTCATTGAAATGGGACAGGGAGTTTATGGAGCAGATGCAGCTGCTGAATATTACTTTAGCAAAACAGGAAGCAATCTGTCCAAAAAACAGGCCGCATTGATTATTGCGATCTTGCCAAATCCGCGCGAATGGGATGCCCGTAATCCTTCTGCTTATGTCAACAGAAGGGCGAATGCGATCGCCAAATATTTACATCATTACACTATTCCAGAATAA